One region of Paenibacillus polymyxa M1 genomic DNA includes:
- the radC gene encoding RadC family protein, giving the protein MYSEKLRTLISTFMNKRAEDDLIEELLIQFPTLTQLMNATEQQLISIKGIKHSKAKKIMTLLQLANTLTLPESNPYFISHPRDVYNLLEPEFRFSTKEHFICLLLNTKNRVIHKEIVSIGSLNATVIHPREVFGAAIRHCSASIVCVHNHPSGDPKPSEQDIMATKRLAKAGDIIGIDVLDHVIIGESTFYSIKEHGHF; this is encoded by the coding sequence ATGTATAGTGAAAAGCTCAGAACTCTAATTTCAACCTTTATGAATAAGCGAGCGGAAGACGACTTAATAGAAGAGTTATTAATTCAATTCCCGACGTTAACACAGCTAATGAATGCTACGGAACAGCAACTAATATCCATAAAAGGCATCAAGCATAGTAAAGCGAAGAAAATTATGACCTTACTCCAACTAGCCAATACTCTCACACTGCCAGAATCTAATCCCTATTTTATCAGTCATCCTAGGGATGTATATAATTTGTTAGAGCCGGAATTCAGATTTTCAACCAAGGAGCATTTCATATGCCTTCTGTTAAATACCAAAAATCGAGTAATCCATAAAGAGATCGTTTCAATTGGTTCATTAAACGCCACAGTGATCCATCCCAGAGAAGTTTTCGGCGCAGCAATACGACATTGTAGCGCGTCCATTGTATGTGTTCATAATCATCCTAGTGGGGACCCAAAGCCTTCTGAACAAGATATTATGGCAACCAAACGATTAGCCAAGGCAGGGGACATTATAGGGATAGATGTTTTGGATCATGTCATTATTGGTGAGAGTACATTTTATAGTATAAAAGAACACGGACATTTTTAA
- a CDS encoding helix-turn-helix domain-containing protein yields MNYADLGTRIRQERQRLNLTQEKLAERVDLSHAYIGQIERGERSLSLETLVKLANELGSTVDYLLSEAVEVKDEALINKIKQTIISRSLEEQQMALEMIELMFSHIDKLGAFKDKV; encoded by the coding sequence ATGAACTACGCCGATTTAGGTACACGTATTCGTCAAGAACGCCAGCGACTAAATCTGACACAGGAAAAGCTCGCGGAGCGAGTTGATTTATCTCATGCCTATATTGGGCAAATAGAGCGAGGAGAACGTAGTCTTTCATTAGAGACACTTGTAAAGCTTGCAAATGAATTAGGGTCTACTGTGGATTACTTGCTTTCAGAAGCAGTTGAGGTGAAAGATGAGGCTTTAATTAACAAAATCAAACAAACAATTATAAGCCGTTCTCTGGAAGAACAGCAAATGGCTTTAGAAATGATAGAATTGATGTTTTCGCATATTGATAAGCTGGGGGCTTTCAAAGATAAGGTTTAA